The genomic window TTCTGTCGTTGTTATGAACTGTAACGGCGTGTGGTGCCGGCTCGGCGCCCGCCGATGAACCTTGACTCGTGTCGTCATGATGGTCGTGGAAGAAATGCCACGCCGCCGTGCCGAGGACGATCAGCAAGAAGAGTATGCTCAGCCCCAAGTAACCGATGGAGTACCACTTTTCCTTATTCATAGTCTGGCTCTCAAGGGCAATACGTCCCGACGACGGCAGTTGTTAGTGAACCGCTACTGTTGGTTTTAGCGAGCACAATCGGGATGACTCGGGCTAGCGTGATACGACACCCGTATTCGGCTGCCTTCCGGTGGTATCGACTCGAATCGTCGACTGTAGGTATTCACTGGTGACTGTCGCTTATCTTCCAAAGGTGCAACCGTACACACGGTGTTAGACCCGTCTGGCACCGTGATGGCGACATCCACATGACCCGACAACGAGCGACTCTCGTTACGATTCGCAATCACCTCGCCACGAAGCAAGATCTGGGTGTCATCGGTCCAAAAGCCGACTGATCGGATGTCAGCGCCATCGCTTGAGGTCGGCTCAAGTCGAACCCCGGTATCGTGAAGCCGGTAGGGTAACGATGTGCATGCCGATGTGAACCCTACGGCTAGCAACACCATCACATAAGTAGACAGTCTAGTCATAGCACTTCCTCCCATGTCCTCGGTCCTTTGGTTTAGCGCGCAGTTAGCCCATCCTCGTTTGCGTCAATCGGCAATTTCGATTACCGATTGGATGTCTGTGATGATGATCCAACCTGCCGCGGGTTTGCCGGTCTTCGCATGTTCTCGAATCGCTTCCACGGCATCCGCTGCGCGTTGTTCGTTGTCGCACACGAGTTCGAGTTTTACTTCGTTGACGACTTTTTGACCGATCTCAACCGAGTATCGGTTCTCCTCTCCGCTCAATGCGTTCAGAAGACCTTGCACGTCGACGACGGTAATATTGTGAAAACCGGCGCTATTGAGCGCATTGACGACATCCGCCACGCGATTGCGATGGATGAACGCCTTTACTTCTTTTGCATACATGTTCTATCTCCAGGTGGTTCGTAGTCGACAGTATTGAGTCGCCGATGCACACGGACATCGACGACCCGTCATGACTCGGAAATTACCCACTGGCTTCGCCTTGGGTGGTGGGGTTACCTGTACAGGCCGGTGTCGACTCTTCCGGGTCGTGATCACTCGATCGGTGATGCCAAACGCGCACCTTGCTCCCCGGTGCGGGTAGCTCTAGCATCGGTACGGAATAGCGCTTGCGCGTTTTTCTTGCCCCAAGTCTGGGACGCACGGTCAAACATTTCGAAACCTGACGGAGTGGGTCGGTCACCCCGATATCCAAATGTCCTCGTAGGGGGCTCTTGCTGAGGGGGGTCGATACGACCGCCCCGCGAAGGCTTAGCACATCACCGTCTCGCCAGAAGTTCGCTGATTCGACCCGAGCGGTCGGACTTGGTGGTGTTTGAATGTCGATGGCTTCGGCGTCGACGTACGATGACACCCAGGCACACCCACTCGTTGCGCACGATATCGCCACCACGGTCAGGACCGGCGGTATGCCGGTCAACCTGTCGCTGACCCCTCTGATTGGACAACCGAGTCGGGGGTGGTTACTCATCTAACTTCCCTCCTGCGGTAATGGTTGCTCCGAGCGCGATTCGATCCACTCATAAATTACCGGGAGCAACACTAGGGTTAGCAAGGTCGACGTGAATAGACCACCGATGACGACCGAGGCCAACGGCCGTTGTGTCTCTGCACCGACGCCGGATGACAACAACAACGGAATGATTGCGAGGATTGTCGTGAACGCGGTCATCAGCACGGGACGTAAACGCAGTTCACAACCCCGCCTTACGGCTTCCGACAGCGCCATGCCCCGCGTTCGGAGCTCATTGATGAATGAC from Rhodothermales bacterium includes these protein-coding regions:
- a CDS encoding P-II family nitrogen regulator, whose protein sequence is MYAKEVKAFIHRNRVADVVNALNSAGFHNITVVDVQGLLNALSGEENRYSVEIGQKVVNEVKLELVCDNEQRAADAVEAIREHAKTGKPAAGWIIITDIQSVIEIAD